A window from Malania oleifera isolate guangnan ecotype guangnan chromosome 7, ASM2987363v1, whole genome shotgun sequence encodes these proteins:
- the LOC131159845 gene encoding tropinone reductase homolog, producing the protein MAEAEMSYRGKRWSLQGMTALVTGGTRGIGRAILEEMASFGTAVHTCSRNQTELNQSLEEWKTKGYSVTGSVCDLTSPPQREKLMDAVSSVFQGKLNILVNNAGTTIPKEAIDYTDEDYRTIMGTNLDSAYHICQLAHPLL; encoded by the exons ATGGCAGAAGCAGAGATGAGCTACAGAGGAAAGAGGTGGTCTCTGCAGGGGATGACCGCTCTTGTCACTGGCGGAACCCGTGGCATAGG GCGTGCAATTCTGGAAGAAATGGCTAGCTTTGGGACAGCTGTCCATACTTGTTCCCGTAACCAAACAGAGCTCAATCAAAGCTTGGAAGAATGGAAGACGAAGGGCTATAGCGTGACAGGGTCAGTCTGCGACCTCACCTCTCCGCCCCAGAGAGAAAAGCTCATGGACGCCGTCTCCTCTGTTTTCCAGGGGAAGCTCAACATCCTC GTGAACAACGCAGGGACAACCATACCCAAGGAAGCCATAGATTATACCGATGAAGACTACAGAACCATAATGGGGACTAATTTGGATTCAGCATACCATATCTGCCAGTTGGCGCACCCTCTTCTGTAG
- the LOC131159843 gene encoding tropinone reductase homolog isoform X4: MAEAEMSYREKRWSLQGMTALVTGGTRGIGRAILEEMASFGAAVHTCSRNQTELNRSLEEWKTKGYSVTGSVCDLTSPPQREKLMDAVSSVFQGKLNILVNNAGTTIPKEAIDYTDEDYRTIMGTNLDSAYHVCQLTHPLLKASGNGSIVFISSVAGVIGIPLSSVYAASKGAKNQLTKNLTCEWAKDNIRVNAVAPWFIKTSLLDSSPRQNPLAKEEMERLISRTPIKRIGEANEVSSLVAFLCFLAASYIIGQIICVDGGYTVNGF, translated from the exons ATGGCAGAAGCAGAGATGAGCTACAGAGAAAAGAGGTGGTCCCTGCAGGGGATGACCGCTCTTGTCACTGGCGGAACCCGTGGCATAGG GCGTGCAATTCTGGAAGAAATGGCTAGCTTTGGGGCAGCTGTCCATACTTGTTCCCGTAACCAAACAGAGCTCAATCGAAGCTTGGAAGAATGGAAGACGAAGGGCTATAGCGTGACAGGGTCAGTCTGCGACCTCACCTCTCCGCCCCAGAGAGAAAAGCTCATGGACGCCGTCTCCTCTGTTTTCCAGGGGAAGCTCAACATCCTC GTGAACAACGCAGGGACAACCATACCCAAGGAAGCCATAGATTATACCGATGaagattacagaaccataatgGGGACTAATTTGGATTCAGCATACCATGTCTGCCAGTTGACACACCCTCTTTTGAAGGCATCGGGAAATGGTAGCATTGTATTTATATCCTCTGTGGCTGGAGTGATTGGCATACCTCTTTCCTCCGTCTATGCAGCTTCGAAAG GAGCCAAGAATCAATTGACGAAGAATTTGACATGCGAGTGGGCAAAAGACAACATTCGAGTAAATGCGGTGGCTCCATGGTTCATCAAAACCTCACTCCTGGATTC CTCTCCACGGCAAAATCCTCTTGCAAAGGAAGAAATGGAAAGATTGATCTCAAGAACTCCCATCAAGCGTATTGGGGAAGCTAATGAGGTTTCGTCACTGGTAGCATTTTTGTGTTTTCTAGCTGCTTCGTACATTATTGGACAAATTATTTGCGTAGACGGTGGATATACAGTCAACGGGTTTTAA
- the LOC131159843 gene encoding tropinone reductase homolog isoform X3 codes for MAEAEMSYREKRWSLQGMTALVTGGTRGIGRAILEEMASFGAAVHTCSRNQTELNRSLEEWKTKGYSVTGSVCDLTSPPQREKLMDAVSSVFQGKLNILVNNAGTTIPKEAIDYTDEDYRTIMGTNLDSAYHVCQLTHPLLKASGNGSIVFISSVAGVIGIPLSSVYAASKGAKNQLTKNLTCEWAKDNIRVNAVAPWFIKTSLLDSFSVMPCSLCHNHFHEEMERLISRTPIKRIGEANEVSSLVAFLCFLAASYIIGQIICVDGGYTVNGF; via the exons ATGGCAGAAGCAGAGATGAGCTACAGAGAAAAGAGGTGGTCCCTGCAGGGGATGACCGCTCTTGTCACTGGCGGAACCCGTGGCATAGG GCGTGCAATTCTGGAAGAAATGGCTAGCTTTGGGGCAGCTGTCCATACTTGTTCCCGTAACCAAACAGAGCTCAATCGAAGCTTGGAAGAATGGAAGACGAAGGGCTATAGCGTGACAGGGTCAGTCTGCGACCTCACCTCTCCGCCCCAGAGAGAAAAGCTCATGGACGCCGTCTCCTCTGTTTTCCAGGGGAAGCTCAACATCCTC GTGAACAACGCAGGGACAACCATACCCAAGGAAGCCATAGATTATACCGATGaagattacagaaccataatgGGGACTAATTTGGATTCAGCATACCATGTCTGCCAGTTGACACACCCTCTTTTGAAGGCATCGGGAAATGGTAGCATTGTATTTATATCCTCTGTGGCTGGAGTGATTGGCATACCTCTTTCCTCCGTCTATGCAGCTTCGAAAG GAGCCAAGAATCAATTGACGAAGAATTTGACATGCGAGTGGGCAAAAGACAACATTCGAGTAAATGCGGTGGCTCCATGGTTCATCAAAACCTCACTCCTGGATTCATTTTCTGTAATGCCCTGTTCCCTCTGCCATAATCATTTTCAT GAAGAAATGGAAAGATTGATCTCAAGAACTCCCATCAAGCGTATTGGGGAAGCTAATGAGGTTTCGTCACTGGTAGCATTTTTGTGTTTTCTAGCTGCTTCGTACATTATTGGACAAATTATTTGCGTAGACGGTGGATATACAGTCAACGGGTTTTAA
- the LOC131159843 gene encoding tropinone reductase homolog isoform X2, producing MAEAEMSYREKRWSLQGMTALVTGGTRGIGRAILEEMASFGAAVHTCSRNQTELNRSLEEWKTKGYSVTGSVCDLTSPPQREKLMDAVSSVFQGKLNILVNNAGTTIPKEAIDYTDEDYRTIMGTNLDSAYHVCQLTHPLLKASGNGSIVFISSVAGVIGIPLSSVYAASKAE from the exons ATGGCAGAAGCAGAGATGAGCTACAGAGAAAAGAGGTGGTCCCTGCAGGGGATGACCGCTCTTGTCACTGGCGGAACCCGTGGCATAGG GCGTGCAATTCTGGAAGAAATGGCTAGCTTTGGGGCAGCTGTCCATACTTGTTCCCGTAACCAAACAGAGCTCAATCGAAGCTTGGAAGAATGGAAGACGAAGGGCTATAGCGTGACAGGGTCAGTCTGCGACCTCACCTCTCCGCCCCAGAGAGAAAAGCTCATGGACGCCGTCTCCTCTGTTTTCCAGGGGAAGCTCAACATCCTC GTGAACAACGCAGGGACAACCATACCCAAGGAAGCCATAGATTATACCGATGaagattacagaaccataatgGGGACTAATTTGGATTCAGCATACCATGTCTGCCAGTTGACACACCCTCTTTTGAAGGCATCGGGAAATGGTAGCATTGTATTTATATCCTCTGTGGCTGGAGTGATTGGCATACCTCTTTCCTCCGTCTATGCAGCTTCGAAAG ctgAATGA
- the LOC131159843 gene encoding tropinone reductase homolog isoform X1: MAEAEMSYREKRWSLQGMTALVTGGTRGIGRAILEEMASFGAAVHTCSRNQTELNRSLEEWKTKGYSVTGSVCDLTSPPQREKLMDAVSSVFQGKLNILVNNAGTTIPKEAIDYTDEDYRTIMGTNLDSAYHVCQLTHPLLKASGNGSIVFISSVAGVIGIPLSSVYAASKGAKNQLTKNLTCEWAKDNIRVNAVAPWFIKTSLLDSFSVMPCSLCHNHFHVDSVGL, encoded by the exons ATGGCAGAAGCAGAGATGAGCTACAGAGAAAAGAGGTGGTCCCTGCAGGGGATGACCGCTCTTGTCACTGGCGGAACCCGTGGCATAGG GCGTGCAATTCTGGAAGAAATGGCTAGCTTTGGGGCAGCTGTCCATACTTGTTCCCGTAACCAAACAGAGCTCAATCGAAGCTTGGAAGAATGGAAGACGAAGGGCTATAGCGTGACAGGGTCAGTCTGCGACCTCACCTCTCCGCCCCAGAGAGAAAAGCTCATGGACGCCGTCTCCTCTGTTTTCCAGGGGAAGCTCAACATCCTC GTGAACAACGCAGGGACAACCATACCCAAGGAAGCCATAGATTATACCGATGaagattacagaaccataatgGGGACTAATTTGGATTCAGCATACCATGTCTGCCAGTTGACACACCCTCTTTTGAAGGCATCGGGAAATGGTAGCATTGTATTTATATCCTCTGTGGCTGGAGTGATTGGCATACCTCTTTCCTCCGTCTATGCAGCTTCGAAAG GAGCCAAGAATCAATTGACGAAGAATTTGACATGCGAGTGGGCAAAAGACAACATTCGAGTAAATGCGGTGGCTCCATGGTTCATCAAAACCTCACTCCTGGATTCATTTTCTGTAATGCCCTGTTCCCTCTGCCATAATCATTTTCATGTTGACTCAGTGGGATTATAG